In Brevibacterium pigmentatum, the sequence TCCGACCGGCATGGTCATCGGCTATCTCGAAACGGACGACTACGAAGCAGCCCAGAAGGGTATGGAGCTCACCGAGATCAACGCCGCCTGGCAGAAGTCGATGTCTCCGTTCTTCGCCGAAGGCGGCTCGTTCGACGCGGGCCCCGAACGGCTGCGCGAGGTATTCCACCTCGAGGACCAGCTGGCCCAGCTCTCTGCCCCACATTCAGCACCACCGCAACAGTAAGGAACACCGACTCCCATGAGCACTCGCCCCACCTTCGCCGACATCACCGACCAGCTCGCCGCACAGGAGATCGAATTGCCGTCCTGGGCGTTCGGCAACTCCGGCACCCGGTTCAAGGTCTTCGGCACCCCGGGCACTCCGCGTGATCCATTCGAGAAGATCGCCGATGCCGCGAAGGTCCACGAACTCACCGGACTCGCCCCACAGGTGGCGCTGCACATTCCGTGGGACCTCTGCGATTTCGACGAGTTGACTGCCCATGCCGCCGGCCTCGGAGTGCGGCTGGGCACCGTCAACTCGAACACCTTCCAGGACGATGACTATAAGTTCGGTGCCCTCACCCACGAGGACGAGCGCATCCGCACCAAGGCCATCGACGCTCATCTCGAATGCATCGACGTCATGGACCGCACGGGATCCAGGGACCTCAAGATCTGGCTGGCCGAAGGATCGAACTATCCGGGTCAGGCGGATATGCGGGGGCGTCAGGACCGACTCCACGATTCGCTGTCGAAGATCTACGACCGCCTCGGCGAGGGACAGCGGATGGTGCTCGAATACAAGTTCTTCGAGCCCTCGTTCTACCACACGGACGTCCCCGACTGGGGCACGAGCTACACCCAGGTCGCAGCCCTCGGCGATAAGGCACTAGTCTGCCTCGACACCGGCCACCATGCCCCAGGCACGAACATCGAGTTCATCGTCATGCAGCTGCTGCGCCTCGGCAAGCTCGGGTCCTTCGACTTCAACTCCCGGTTCTACGCCGATGACGACCTCATGGTCGGTGCTGCCGATCCGTTCCAGCTCTTCCGGATCATCCACGAAGTGATCCGCGGAGGCGGTCTCAACAGCCCCGATATCGCGTTCATGCTCGACCAGTGCCACAACGTCGAGAACAAGATCGAAGGTCAGATCCGGTCGGTGCTCAATGTGCAGGAGATGACCGCCCGGGCTCTCCTCATCGACACCGAAGCGCTCACCAAGGCGCAGCGCGCAGGCGATGTCATCACCGCCAACGACATCTTTATGGATGCGTTCTACACCGACGTCCGCGGCGACCTCGCTGAGTGGCGGGCCTCCCGCGGACTGCCGGCCGATCCCATCCGCGCCTTCCGCGAATCCGGCTACCAGGAGCAGATCGCAGCCGACCGTGTCGGCGGCACCCAGGCCGGCTGGGGCGCCTGAGCCCGGAATCGGTGGGTGCCCCGACACCACAACACCCACGGTCCCTGCCCGCCCCACGGCATCACGCACTTCGAGACCCGCACAATCCTTTTCGAGGAGAACCATGACCAACCCGACTGTCAACGACCTCATCACCCGCTCGAATTCGCTCGGCGCCGACCGTCGCAATACGAACTATGCCGGCGGCAACACCTCGGCCAAAGGCACCGACATCGACCCGGTGACCGGCGAAGACGTCGAACTCATGTGGGTCAAAGGCTCCGGCGGAGACCTCGGAACACTGACTCCCGAGGGACTCGCGGTCCTCCGCCTCGACCGGCTGCGGGCGATGGAGAACACCTACCCCGGTGTCGAACGCGAAGACGAGATGGTGGCTGCTTTCGACTACACCCTGCACGGCAAGGGCGGTGCAGCACCTTCGATCGACACCGCCATGCACGGACTCGTCGATGCCGCCCACGTCGACCACCTCCACCCGGATTCCGGAATCGCCATCGCCACCGCGACCGACGGTGAGGAACTGACGAAGACGATCTTCGACGGCTTGGTCGTCTGGGTGCCGTGGCGTCGCCCCGGTTTCCAGCTCGGCCTCGACATCGCAGCGATCAAGGCGGAGAACCCGCAGGCCATCGGCACCATCCTCGGTGGTCACGGGATCACGGCATGGGGAGCCACCTCGGCGGAGTCCGAAGCCAACTCACGGTGGATCATCGACACCGCGGCGGACTATATTGCCGAGCACGGTCGCCCAGATCCATTCGGAGCCGAGCGTGCGGAATACGCGGCGCTGCCTCCCGATGAACGTCGAGCCAAGGCCGCAGCTCTGGCTCCGCACCTGCGCGGACTCGCTTCGGCGGACAAGACGATGGTCGGGCACTTCACCGATGAACCTGCAGTGCTCGAATTCCTCGCCGGGGAGAAGCTCAACGCTCTGGCCGAACTCGGCACGAGCTGCCCGGATCATTTCCTCCGCACGAAGGTGAAGCCGCTGGTCATCGACCTGCCGGCGGCCGCCTCGGTGGAGGAGGTCATCGCCGCGCTCCCGGCACTGCACGAGGCCTACCGAGCCGATTATGCGGCCTATTACGACCGCCACGCCGATGCTGAATCACCCGCCATGCGCGGGGCTGATCCGGCGATCATCCTCGTTCCGGGGGTGGGCATGTTCTCCTATGGCGCGGACAAGCAGACGGCGCGGGTGGCCGGTGAGTTCTACGTCAATGCCATCAACGTCATGCGCGGAGCCGAAGCGCTGTCGACCTACGCTCCCATCAGCGAGGCGGAGAAGTTCCGCATCGAATACTGGGCGCTCGAGGAAGCCAAGCTGCAGCGCAGGCCTGCACCAAAG encodes:
- the rhaI gene encoding L-rhamnose isomerase, with translation MSTRPTFADITDQLAAQEIELPSWAFGNSGTRFKVFGTPGTPRDPFEKIADAAKVHELTGLAPQVALHIPWDLCDFDELTAHAAGLGVRLGTVNSNTFQDDDYKFGALTHEDERIRTKAIDAHLECIDVMDRTGSRDLKIWLAEGSNYPGQADMRGRQDRLHDSLSKIYDRLGEGQRMVLEYKFFEPSFYHTDVPDWGTSYTQVAALGDKALVCLDTGHHAPGTNIEFIVMQLLRLGKLGSFDFNSRFYADDDLMVGAADPFQLFRIIHEVIRGGGLNSPDIAFMLDQCHNVENKIEGQIRSVLNVQEMTARALLIDTEALTKAQRAGDVITANDIFMDAFYTDVRGDLAEWRASRGLPADPIRAFRESGYQEQIAADRVGGTQAGWGA
- a CDS encoding bifunctional aldolase/short-chain dehydrogenase, with amino-acid sequence MTNPTVNDLITRSNSLGADRRNTNYAGGNTSAKGTDIDPVTGEDVELMWVKGSGGDLGTLTPEGLAVLRLDRLRAMENTYPGVEREDEMVAAFDYTLHGKGGAAPSIDTAMHGLVDAAHVDHLHPDSGIAIATATDGEELTKTIFDGLVVWVPWRRPGFQLGLDIAAIKAENPQAIGTILGGHGITAWGATSAESEANSRWIIDTAADYIAEHGRPDPFGAERAEYAALPPDERRAKAAALAPHLRGLASADKTMVGHFTDEPAVLEFLAGEKLNALAELGTSCPDHFLRTKVKPLVIDLPAAASVEEVIAALPALHEAYRADYAAYYDRHADAESPAMRGADPAIILVPGVGMFSYGADKQTARVAGEFYVNAINVMRGAEALSTYAPISEAEKFRIEYWALEEAKLQRRPAPKPLAGRIAFVTGAASGIGKAIATRLVAEGACVVIADLDRAKAQEVATELGSTDVAIGVAADVSDEAGVQAALNEAVLAFGGLDLIVNNAGLSLSKSLFDTTEADWDLQHNVMAKGSFLVSKNAARILVDQGLGGDIVYISSKNSVFAGPNNIAYSATKADQAHQVRLLAAELGEHGIRVNGINPDGVVRGSGIFAGGWGAQRAKTYGVEEKDLGKFYAQRTILGREVVPENVANAVYALCTSDFSHTTGLHVPVDAGVAAAFLR
- a CDS encoding L-rhamnose mutarotase; protein product: MERVCFRMQVDPARLDEYVAAHRAVWPDMLEALESTGWRNYSLFADPTGMVIGYLETDDYEAAQKGMELTEINAAWQKSMSPFFAEGGSFDAGPERLREVFHLEDQLAQLSAPHSAPPQQ